The following coding sequences lie in one Pontibacter sp. G13 genomic window:
- a CDS encoding T9SS type A sorting domain-containing protein, with the protein MFIHNPFTDKFGPRTGRQLLLVLILITYLPISLSAQCLTPAAVGSCAGGNGRATNGQNIKSNETYWFDKTETFSSGLTMNGGTLRICGNLTLSSIKFKSGTIVVEEGGTLTINGNGTLNLNGSSHISNRGTLHMNRSVNMQNHNNTIVNAETGVFYMNKSTYRLKLLNETAFFTNLGTAYIHSLIIEGSAGEGAVCIGGGSTIEMQALTNNEPNGVEAPSGVGCMQFTGSAQLNEPLTSNTNLSICQGSGTTLSGGSGFGSAVVQTNCTTCGKTLPIELGYFDAQLEGSEVAIEWTTVSELNNDRFEIERSMDGGNWEIMGEIAGAGTTSEPQVYAYRDAQPEIGTAYYRIKQIDFNGQFSYSDVVSVNIHSISHTRLVAYPNPTSDMLWLRNAQGTANDVSIYTISGARVRNILPTHQIDAETIKMDLSQLPAGVYLVKVGTEVQKVIKW; encoded by the coding sequence ATGTTTATACACAACCCATTTACCGATAAGTTCGGTCCTCGGACCGGCAGACAATTGCTACTTGTCCTCATTCTGATTACTTACCTTCCTATTTCTCTCTCAGCTCAATGTCTTACTCCGGCAGCTGTTGGCAGTTGTGCAGGCGGAAATGGCAGAGCGACCAATGGACAGAACATCAAGTCCAACGAAACCTATTGGTTCGACAAGACTGAGACCTTTTCCAGCGGACTGACCATGAACGGAGGTACCCTCCGTATTTGTGGCAATTTGACCCTCAGCTCTATCAAGTTTAAAAGCGGAACCATCGTCGTTGAAGAAGGCGGAACGCTCACGATCAATGGAAATGGAACGCTCAACCTCAATGGTAGCTCCCATATTTCCAACAGAGGCACATTGCACATGAACCGCAGTGTCAACATGCAAAATCACAACAACACAATTGTGAATGCTGAGACCGGGGTTTTCTATATGAACAAATCTACCTACCGACTCAAGCTGCTCAACGAGACAGCATTCTTCACCAACTTGGGTACAGCATACATCCATTCCCTCATCATCGAGGGATCAGCTGGCGAAGGAGCCGTTTGCATCGGAGGCGGTAGCACCATTGAAATGCAGGCGCTCACCAACAATGAGCCCAATGGAGTCGAAGCTCCTTCCGGAGTTGGCTGCATGCAGTTTACCGGAAGTGCTCAACTCAACGAGCCCTTGACAAGCAATACCAATTTGTCTATTTGCCAAGGTTCAGGTACCACCCTTTCTGGAGGATCTGGATTCGGGAGCGCAGTCGTACAGACCAACTGTACCACTTGTGGCAAAACACTCCCTATCGAATTGGGATACTTTGACGCACAGTTGGAGGGTAGCGAAGTTGCCATCGAATGGACCACCGTTTCAGAGCTCAACAACGACCGTTTCGAAATCGAGCGTTCCATGGACGGAGGCAATTGGGAGATCATGGGAGAGATCGCTGGTGCAGGAACGACTTCAGAGCCACAAGTATACGCCTACAGAGACGCCCAACCAGAAATTGGAACTGCTTACTACCGAATCAAGCAGATCGACTTCAATGGTCAATTCTCCTACTCAGATGTGGTTTCAGTGAACATTCACTCCATCAGCCACACTCGTTTGGTAGCGTATCCGAATCCGACCTCTGACATGCTTTGGTTGCGTAACGCTCAAGGCACTGCCAATGATGTGAGCATCTACACCATCTCAGGCGCAAGAGTTCGCAACATTCTGCCGACTCACCAGATCGATGCGGAGACCATCAAGATGGACTTGTCCCAACTTCCGGCCGGCGTATATCTCGTCAAAGTTGGAACAGAAGTACAGAAAGTGATCAAGTGGTAA
- a CDS encoding ABC transporter transmembrane domain-containing protein, producing the protein MAKRRSSRGDIDPKDKKKVTKEGLSHALGMFRFILPYKWFFIIGMIFLLLSTSTTLLFPYFLGELVDSAKPSTAVERQMSDLEKRVMLGEDIEAADLEQLLEAEAADTKRANDRLEALRTQIAGGDQPSAEELKQAFEGTSQLAQIPEKDINQTALILVVILAFQGLFSFLRIYLFAQVSEKAMADIRGALYKKLITLPIFFFEQHRVGELTSRLASDVTQLQDMISVSLAEFLRQILTLIVGIVVLVFVISGKLTLFMVATFPIIIIAALIFGRFIRKLSKAAQDRLADSNTIVEETFQSISAVKAFANEPFEIKRYRQSLNAVVQTALKAAGFRGTFVSFIFVALFGGIILVIWKGAHMINSGELEIGQLISFMLYTAFIGGSVAGMGDLYGQLQKTIGASDRLREILGETPEFELAEGEEVPQLKGKVQFDEVQFNYPSRPDIDILQGISLDIEPGSQVALVGHSGAGKSTIAQLILRFYEAQGGAIRVDDAPIGSYELPQLRGNIGIVPQEVVLFGGTIRENIEYGRPGASDADILEASRQANAWEFIDRFPDGLDTIVGDRGVKLSGGQRQRIAIARAILKDPAILILDEATSSLDAESEHLVQGALNTLMEGRTTIIIAHRLSTIRNVDQIYVLENGQIIEAGTHQELANLEAGAYRHLLKLQMEQTA; encoded by the coding sequence ATGGCAAAACGAAGATCTAGCAGAGGAGATATCGATCCGAAAGACAAGAAGAAGGTTACGAAAGAGGGATTATCGCATGCATTGGGCATGTTCCGGTTTATCCTACCCTACAAGTGGTTCTTCATCATCGGGATGATCTTCCTGTTGCTATCCACCAGTACAACCCTGCTTTTCCCATATTTTCTGGGCGAACTGGTAGATTCAGCGAAACCCTCCACGGCCGTGGAACGCCAGATGAGTGATCTGGAGAAGCGCGTCATGCTTGGGGAAGACATCGAAGCGGCAGACTTGGAGCAATTGCTGGAAGCCGAGGCGGCAGACACCAAACGTGCCAATGATCGCCTAGAAGCTCTTCGAACGCAGATTGCTGGTGGAGACCAACCTTCTGCCGAAGAACTCAAGCAGGCTTTTGAGGGGACTTCCCAACTGGCACAAATCCCTGAGAAGGACATCAACCAGACTGCCTTGATATTGGTGGTCATTTTGGCGTTTCAAGGCTTGTTCTCTTTTCTCCGCATTTATCTATTCGCCCAAGTCAGTGAAAAGGCGATGGCGGATATTCGAGGAGCTTTGTACAAAAAACTCATCACCCTTCCGATTTTCTTCTTCGAACAACATCGGGTGGGCGAATTGACCAGTAGATTGGCTTCAGATGTGACTCAATTGCAGGATATGATCTCGGTATCTCTAGCCGAATTTCTGCGTCAGATCCTCACCCTGATTGTCGGCATTGTCGTGCTGGTATTTGTGATTTCGGGCAAGCTGACCTTGTTCATGGTCGCAACTTTCCCGATCATCATCATTGCCGCATTGATATTCGGCCGATTTATTCGAAAACTCTCCAAAGCTGCCCAAGATCGATTGGCTGACTCCAATACCATTGTGGAAGAGACCTTCCAATCCATCAGCGCAGTCAAAGCATTTGCCAACGAGCCCTTTGAGATCAAACGCTATCGTCAATCTCTCAATGCGGTAGTTCAAACGGCCTTGAAAGCTGCAGGATTCCGCGGGACTTTTGTCTCATTCATCTTTGTCGCGCTGTTTGGTGGAATCATTCTCGTCATCTGGAAAGGGGCCCACATGATCAATTCGGGAGAATTGGAAATTGGCCAATTGATTTCCTTCATGCTGTATACCGCCTTCATCGGTGGGTCTGTGGCAGGCATGGGAGATCTGTATGGTCAATTGCAAAAAACCATTGGGGCTTCGGATCGCCTACGCGAGATCCTCGGTGAGACGCCTGAATTTGAATTGGCAGAAGGCGAGGAAGTCCCTCAGCTGAAAGGCAAAGTGCAATTCGACGAGGTTCAGTTCAACTATCCTTCCCGACCAGACATTGATATTCTTCAAGGCATTTCGCTAGATATCGAGCCTGGCTCTCAAGTGGCACTTGTCGGGCATTCTGGTGCCGGTAAATCCACCATTGCACAATTGATCCTCCGCTTTTACGAAGCTCAGGGAGGTGCCATCCGGGTGGATGATGCTCCGATCGGTTCTTACGAGTTGCCTCAGCTTCGGGGAAATATCGGGATTGTCCCGCAGGAAGTCGTGTTGTTTGGCGGAACGATCCGCGAGAATATCGAATACGGCCGTCCAGGCGCTTCTGATGCGGACATTCTTGAAGCTTCTCGCCAAGCCAATGCGTGGGAATTCATCGATCGATTCCCCGATGGACTGGATACGATTGTGGGTGATCGAGGGGTGAAATTGTCAGGAGGTCAGCGCCAGCGTATCGCCATTGCTCGGGCCATCTTGAAGGACCCAGCGATCCTGATTTTGGACGAGGCGACGAGTTCTCTCGATGCTGAATCCGAGCACTTGGTTCAGGGCGCGTTGAATACGCTGATGGAAGGTAGAACAACCATCATCATTGCGCACCGATTGTCCACCATCCGCAATGTCGACCAGATCTACGTGCTGGAGAATGGACAAATCATCGAGGCCGGAACGCACCAAGAATTGGCCAATCTTGAGGCAGGCGCATATCGCCATCTTCTGAAATTGCAGATGGAACAGACGGCTTAG